In one Zobellia galactanivorans genomic region, the following are encoded:
- a CDS encoding OmpA family protein has translation MRRNLLLFIGFTLLCFSIGTSQMKRVKEADKKFNKLEYTNARNIYLQVANNGYKSAHVLKRIGDTYYLERELENAVEWYAELITKYSDYEDDYLFRYAQSLKVMKLYNEAYDAMREYYHRKGVDFSSMLKKRETDYINLIEKQSGRFSLLDFKYNSVNLDFLPQFMSNKKLIFSSDRYVLSADGNNTKYQPSYEVSGINPEKKPDVINTKFDASSMVYTKDGNTVYFSRSNKINNKKSKLPMATMPMTLYRATVKNGKWKNSKKLPFNSNRYSVSHPALSPDGKKLYFVSDMPGRLGKSDLFAVDIKKDGTFGKPYNLGNTINTLGNETSPFIAKNGDLYFASDTHFGLGGLDLFVSKYYQGKYQEPINLGKPINSIHDDTSFIIDDKTKQGYFASNRNFMDNIKDNFDIYKCKQQKDLVFNCGQYVHGKIIDSRTNKAVQSCIVKLLDKDFNEIAHTISDENGYYQLDLQCSDEHLIRVSKFSYYLTEKILYTSRSSKKNIELSIKLNHGKGHIKSIVFAGDALNDILELSPIYFDIDAAKIRSDAEMEIQKVITVLKSNPLLKIKIRSYTDNKGKNNHNKRLSEKRAIATKNYIVEKGMIAPDRITIEALGQSNPIADCGKDCTENENQFNRRSEFIFIR, from the coding sequence CGGCACATGTACTCAAAAGAATAGGAGATACTTATTATTTAGAAAGAGAGCTGGAGAATGCTGTAGAGTGGTATGCGGAATTGATCACAAAATATAGCGATTATGAGGATGATTATTTGTTTAGATATGCGCAGAGTCTCAAGGTCATGAAACTATACAACGAAGCTTATGATGCTATGCGGGAGTATTATCATCGAAAAGGAGTAGATTTTAGTTCTATGCTTAAAAAAAGAGAGACTGATTATATTAATTTAATAGAAAAACAATCGGGAAGATTTAGTTTGCTTGATTTTAAGTATAATTCTGTGAACTTAGATTTTTTACCACAGTTCATGTCCAACAAGAAGCTGATTTTTTCGTCTGACAGGTACGTTCTTTCTGCCGATGGAAATAATACAAAGTATCAACCATCATACGAGGTATCAGGGATTAATCCTGAAAAAAAACCGGATGTAATCAATACCAAATTTGATGCATCCTCTATGGTATATACAAAAGATGGCAATACCGTTTATTTTTCTAGAAGTAATAAGATAAACAACAAGAAAAGTAAGCTCCCGATGGCTACAATGCCCATGACACTATACAGAGCGACAGTAAAAAACGGAAAATGGAAAAATAGTAAGAAATTGCCTTTTAACAGTAATCGATATTCTGTTTCGCATCCGGCATTAAGTCCAGACGGAAAGAAACTATATTTTGTAAGCGACATGCCAGGCCGTTTAGGAAAATCTGACCTTTTTGCGGTAGATATCAAAAAGGATGGCACATTTGGAAAACCTTATAACCTAGGAAATACTATAAATACACTAGGTAATGAAACATCTCCTTTTATAGCAAAAAATGGAGACTTGTATTTTGCCAGTGATACACATTTTGGTCTCGGTGGATTGGATCTTTTTGTAAGTAAATACTACCAGGGTAAATATCAAGAGCCTATCAACCTAGGTAAACCTATTAACAGTATCCATGATGATACCTCATTTATAATAGATGACAAAACAAAACAGGGGTATTTTGCAAGTAATCGAAATTTTATGGATAATATCAAGGATAATTTTGATATCTATAAATGTAAACAACAGAAGGATCTCGTTTTTAATTGTGGACAATATGTACATGGTAAAATTATCGATTCAAGAACAAATAAAGCTGTTCAATCGTGTATTGTGAAATTATTAGATAAAGATTTTAATGAGATAGCCCATACTATATCAGACGAAAATGGATATTATCAACTTGACTTACAATGCTCTGATGAACACTTGATTCGGGTAAGTAAATTTTCATATTATCTTACAGAGAAAATTTTATATACAAGTCGTTCCTCTAAAAAAAATATTGAATTATCTATTAAGTTAAACCACGGAAAAGGACATATAAAATCAATAGTGTTTGCCGGGGACGCTCTTAATGATATTTTAGAATTATCTCCTATTTATTTTGATATAGATGCTGCTAAGATTCGCTCTGATGCAGAAATGGAAATTCAAAAAGTTATTACAGTATTAAAGAGTAACCCACTACTTAAAATTAAGATTAGATCTTATACAGACAACAAAGGGAAGAATAATCATAATAAGAGACTAAGTGAAAAGAGAGCGATTGCGACCAAGAATTATATTGTAGAAAAAGGAATGATAGCCCCTGATAGAATTACCATAGAAGCATTGGGCCAATCAAATCCTATTGCTGATTGCGGTAAGGATTGTACAGAAAATGAGAACCAGTTTAACAGGAGGAGTGAATTTATTTTTATTAGGTAA
- the tnpA gene encoding IS66 family insertion sequence element accessory protein TnpA translates to MQKEDTKRKQEMYTILRKRKKSTLSLKDFGETQGITYGVMKYWHRKYRVEYPDSHKKVSKKETSFIPVEVSIPVSISKVVPIEIHYPNGVFFAMSL, encoded by the coding sequence ATGCAAAAAGAAGACACAAAGCGAAAACAGGAAATGTATACTATTCTAAGAAAAAGAAAGAAGAGTACACTTAGTTTGAAGGACTTTGGAGAAACCCAAGGTATTACTTATGGCGTTATGAAATACTGGCATAGGAAATATAGAGTTGAATATCCAGATTCTCATAAAAAGGTATCTAAGAAAGAGACATCATTCATTCCTGTAGAAGTTTCTATACCAGTATCGATTTCTAAAGTGGTGCCTATTGAGATCCATTATCCAAATGGAGTTTTTTTTGCAATGTCCTTGTGA
- a CDS encoding FMN-binding glutamate synthase family protein: protein MDILYTHKVKRPVPIARLDELKNNRPTHAFVNGLELTITKKGKQISVFYDRSLYQGTQITDRQTNKKSINDEHGVTYFFDTETLESDLQKDLHRFVIKVDKDYLYVDEVEINDYLEQHPQHFYQKNYLENTVNVKSENTETDILYVKELAKNNLNTIGSHGFSVSMGIDRNTLPKWSDIQFLPAQLARKPLSDDQKVSTKVVIGPNAQKPLVLDIPIIVSDISFGTISREAKIALSKGAEMAGTGICSGEGGMLWEEQRNNTNYFYELGAAKFGFSWDKLSKVQAFHFKGGQGAKTGISSHLPGSMVSKEIADVLGIEAGKDAVVPATFPDLNNVADFKAFSKKVQKIAGGIPIGFKIAASHIEKDIQFALDVGVDYIILDGRGGGTGSAPAIIRNNINVPTIPALVRARKYLDLQGATDVTLIITGGLRTADDFFKALMLGADVIAVASAAMYAIGCIGIRACNSNNCPVGIATQKKSLRNRLIIESAAQQLCNYFEATNALIKVIARTCGYDDISKFNHEDLSTFNSDMYKLTGIKYAGIHP from the coding sequence ATGGATATTCTTTATACACACAAGGTCAAAAGACCAGTTCCTATAGCAAGACTTGATGAGTTGAAAAACAATAGGCCCACTCATGCATTTGTGAATGGTTTGGAGCTTACTATTACAAAAAAGGGTAAACAAATTTCGGTTTTCTATGATAGATCTCTCTATCAAGGTACGCAAATTACAGATCGACAAACTAATAAAAAATCTATCAACGATGAACATGGGGTGACGTATTTTTTTGATACAGAAACTTTGGAATCCGATCTACAAAAAGACTTGCACAGGTTTGTTATTAAAGTTGATAAAGATTATTTGTATGTTGATGAAGTTGAGATCAATGATTATCTCGAACAACACCCACAACATTTTTACCAAAAAAATTATCTGGAGAACACTGTTAATGTAAAATCTGAAAATACAGAAACAGACATATTATATGTTAAGGAACTGGCCAAAAATAATTTAAATACTATTGGAAGCCACGGTTTTTCTGTATCAATGGGAATAGACAGAAATACATTGCCCAAATGGAGTGATATCCAGTTTTTACCTGCTCAACTAGCTAGAAAACCACTATCAGATGATCAAAAGGTAAGTACAAAGGTAGTGATCGGTCCAAATGCTCAAAAACCTCTTGTTTTGGATATTCCAATAATTGTAAGTGATATAAGTTTTGGTACGATATCCCGCGAAGCAAAAATAGCATTATCCAAAGGTGCAGAAATGGCCGGAACAGGAATATGTTCTGGAGAAGGAGGAATGTTATGGGAAGAACAGCGAAACAATACCAACTATTTTTATGAATTAGGAGCCGCCAAATTTGGTTTTTCATGGGATAAGCTTAGTAAAGTTCAGGCATTTCATTTTAAAGGAGGTCAAGGTGCCAAAACAGGTATAAGCAGTCACTTGCCTGGTAGTATGGTAAGTAAAGAAATTGCCGACGTTTTAGGGATAGAAGCAGGTAAAGATGCAGTTGTTCCGGCAACTTTTCCCGATTTAAACAATGTAGCGGATTTTAAAGCATTTTCCAAAAAGGTTCAAAAAATAGCAGGAGGCATACCTATTGGCTTTAAAATTGCCGCGAGTCATATCGAAAAAGACATCCAATTTGCATTGGATGTGGGGGTTGATTATATTATTTTGGATGGTCGTGGTGGTGGAACAGGCTCTGCCCCTGCCATTATAAGAAATAATATTAATGTTCCCACAATTCCAGCATTGGTAAGAGCAAGAAAATACCTGGATCTACAAGGAGCCACAGATGTTACACTTATTATTACAGGAGGCCTTCGTACTGCAGATGATTTTTTCAAAGCATTAATGTTAGGCGCAGATGTAATTGCTGTAGCAAGTGCGGCTATGTATGCAATTGGATGTATTGGAATCAGGGCATGTAACAGCAACAACTGCCCGGTTGGGATCGCTACTCAAAAAAAATCTTTAAGAAATAGATTGATTATAGAATCTGCTGCTCAACAATTATGCAATTATTTTGAAGCAACTAATGCTCTTATAAAAGTGATCGCGAGAACCTGTGGATATGACGATATTTCAAAGTTTAATCATGAAGATTTGTCTACTTTTAACAGTGATATGTATAAACTTACAGGAATAAAATATGCAGGTATTCATCCCTAG
- a CDS encoding ATP-binding protein: protein MQEIKTRNPYLEKLLHQIFDSNKVNVLDSKQNTSWMLTGFNHKDVVLILDIIKSKYPTIDSFIISENLFEGTDYISISELKTLNKKQKTCVYILPSDKSEDLQDLEHLQLNEISHKELQQQLLDELITRIPGEFTQLILEDIIGCLKYLKDEPIQDTTIINYLTALETQGYTAIHIGNYLYLLDLIPDADLLLDTTKTRTRIHSNLISVNVLVKHEKTLYDRILKLPVHKNSIQRHIVDFFRNEANIKTASDLGKTIFEHYEMLNFSNWKIIEENLNPIALPSEHVTPEYDLLIGNSSSTPQFGLIGESISGRKVAIDLSGTNTISLFGVQGGGKSYTIGTITEMVIKQFSHVCELPSPLAGVIFHYSESMDYEPEFTSMIYPNDKEKEIEKLKRRYGADPSSLEDLIILCPKDKVKEKQLEYPSVQVKPISFSPSELNVQDWMFMLGALGNDANYVRQLKAIAKKHRKNINLDVIEEGVLSSSLFTEFERGLALQKLDFAREYIDDSSKLKDLLRPGRLIIVDLRDEFIDKDEALGLFVIILNIFSGVKIVDGKRFNKFIVFDEAHKYMDNKDLTSNIVTTIREMRHKGVNIMIASQDPPSLPKEIIELSSVVLLHKFNSPHWLAHIKNALAQLEILSPQDMNVLTPGEGYLWATKATEKGITHKPLKITARPRVTKHGGATLQATDKK from the coding sequence ATGCAGGAAATCAAAACAAGGAATCCCTATCTCGAAAAACTATTACATCAGATATTTGATAGTAACAAAGTCAATGTTTTAGATTCAAAACAAAACACTTCATGGATGCTAACAGGGTTTAATCACAAAGATGTAGTACTTATACTGGATATTATAAAATCTAAGTACCCTACCATAGACTCCTTTATCATTTCAGAAAATTTGTTTGAAGGCACTGATTATATTTCAATTTCTGAATTAAAAACATTAAATAAGAAACAAAAAACCTGCGTTTATATTCTTCCTTCTGATAAAAGTGAAGATCTCCAGGATCTGGAACACTTACAACTTAATGAAATTTCCCATAAGGAACTTCAACAGCAATTGTTGGATGAATTGATTACTAGAATACCCGGAGAATTTACCCAATTAATTCTTGAAGATATCATAGGGTGTTTAAAGTACCTAAAAGATGAACCTATACAAGACACTACTATCATCAATTATTTGACAGCATTAGAAACACAGGGATATACTGCGATACATATAGGAAATTATTTATATCTATTAGATTTAATCCCAGATGCTGATTTATTATTAGATACTACAAAAACACGAACTCGAATACATTCTAATCTAATCAGTGTAAATGTATTGGTAAAACATGAAAAAACACTTTATGATCGTATCCTAAAATTGCCAGTTCATAAAAATTCAATTCAAAGACATATAGTAGATTTCTTTAGGAATGAAGCCAATATTAAAACGGCTTCAGATTTAGGAAAAACTATTTTTGAGCACTATGAAATGCTTAACTTTTCTAATTGGAAAATCATTGAAGAAAACCTAAATCCTATTGCGCTCCCCTCAGAGCATGTAACGCCAGAGTATGACCTTTTAATAGGAAACTCTTCATCTACCCCACAGTTTGGATTGATTGGAGAGAGTATTAGTGGTAGAAAAGTCGCTATAGATCTTAGTGGAACTAATACAATTAGTTTGTTTGGGGTACAGGGGGGAGGTAAAAGTTATACCATAGGGACCATTACAGAAATGGTCATAAAGCAATTCAGCCACGTATGCGAACTTCCTTCTCCTCTTGCCGGCGTAATATTTCATTATAGTGAAAGCATGGATTATGAGCCAGAATTTACATCAATGATCTATCCTAATGATAAAGAAAAAGAAATTGAGAAATTAAAACGAAGATATGGGGCAGATCCCAGTTCATTAGAAGATCTTATCATTCTATGTCCCAAAGATAAGGTTAAAGAAAAGCAGTTAGAATATCCATCGGTACAAGTTAAACCCATATCTTTTAGCCCCTCAGAACTTAATGTACAGGATTGGATGTTCATGCTGGGCGCCCTTGGGAACGATGCTAATTATGTAAGGCAATTAAAAGCGATAGCCAAAAAACATAGAAAGAATATTAATCTGGATGTAATAGAAGAAGGAGTTCTATCTTCTTCTTTATTTACAGAATTTGAAAGAGGGCTAGCGCTACAAAAACTTGATTTTGCAAGAGAGTACATCGATGACTCCTCTAAGCTTAAAGATTTATTACGCCCCGGCAGGTTAATTATAGTTGATTTAAGAGATGAGTTTATAGATAAGGACGAGGCATTGGGACTGTTTGTTATTATATTAAATATTTTTTCTGGAGTTAAAATAGTTGATGGCAAACGTTTTAATAAGTTCATTGTCTTTGACGAAGCTCATAAATACATGGATAACAAAGATTTGACATCTAATATTGTAACAACAATCAGAGAGATGAGGCATAAAGGGGTAAATATTATGATTGCCAGTCAGGACCCTCCTAGTTTGCCAAAAGAAATTATAGAGCTCAGCTCAGTCGTACTTCTACACAAATTCAACAGTCCCCATTGGTTAGCTCATATCAAAAATGCACTAGCACAGCTAGAAATATTATCTCCACAAGATATGAATGTATTAACCCCTGGTGAAGGATATCTATGGGCTACCAAGGCAACCGAAAAAGGAATTACACATAAACCCCTGAAGATAACAGCACGACCTCGTGTTACAAAACATGGCGGTGCAACATTACAGGCAACAGACAAAAAATAA
- a CDS encoding Mur ligase family protein produces MITIPLFEASVAVGGRSNPQISPMDYTYHIPQRSQEAKEGTLFIALCGNRVDGHDFVHEAEQKGAIAAVVEKEISNVKIPQIIVPSTVEAFGSLGKIWRCRSNIPLVAVTGSVGKTTTKELISHVLSIKYNTHKGRKNYNNQLGVPIELLRLEKIAIYQIGSILKTQLWLQIT; encoded by the coding sequence ATGATAACAATCCCATTATTTGAAGCAAGTGTAGCTGTTGGTGGACGATCTAACCCGCAAATTTCTCCTATGGACTACACTTATCATATACCCCAAAGGTCGCAGGAGGCAAAAGAAGGAACTCTGTTTATAGCCCTATGTGGTAATCGAGTAGATGGTCACGATTTTGTGCATGAAGCTGAACAAAAAGGTGCTATTGCAGCAGTGGTTGAAAAAGAAATAAGCAATGTAAAAATACCTCAAATAATTGTTCCTTCCACAGTTGAAGCATTTGGAAGTTTAGGTAAGATTTGGAGATGTCGTTCAAACATTCCTTTGGTTGCAGTTACCGGAAGTGTAGGAAAAACTACTACTAAAGAACTGATATCTCATGTTTTGTCTATAAAATATAATACTCACAAAGGCAGAAAAAATTATAATAACCAACTTGGAGTCCCTATTGAGTTGCTCAGATTGGAGAAAATAGCAATATATCAAATTGGGAGCATTTTGAAAACCCAACTTTGGCTGCAAATTACCTAA
- a CDS encoding transposase → MDLKSLKDIPATFSIVKKSLYICLGLSLCISIGSMIWSYSLCTAYLNTTYIVTNEGKAIMLNSANKYKVDQFRKPEIVNHIKEFHKLFFEIDQFDYEKKVNKSLHLIGNSGKDLYLTLKAKRYYSTIVSNNLEHELHIDSIHVNHKTYPYRGELFGEVIIKRTDQKLENTQKLHSYFELKNVARTEDNPHGLLIEDYIVSGL, encoded by the coding sequence ATGGATCTTAAATCTTTAAAAGACATACCTGCTACCTTTTCGATTGTAAAAAAATCATTGTATATCTGTTTAGGGCTTTCTCTATGTATTTCAATAGGTAGTATGATTTGGTCATATTCTTTATGCACTGCCTATCTTAACACTACCTATATTGTAACTAACGAGGGTAAAGCTATTATGCTAAATAGTGCTAACAAGTATAAAGTAGATCAGTTTAGAAAACCCGAAATAGTAAATCATATTAAGGAGTTTCATAAACTATTTTTTGAAATAGATCAATTTGACTACGAAAAGAAAGTAAATAAGTCTTTACATCTTATAGGAAATTCTGGAAAGGATTTATACCTAACGCTCAAAGCAAAAAGATATTATTCTACCATAGTATCAAACAATCTCGAACATGAATTACATATTGATTCTATTCATGTAAATCATAAAACGTATCCATATAGGGGAGAATTATTTGGAGAAGTGATTATTAAAAGAACAGATCAGAAGTTGGAAAACACCCAAAAACTACACTCATACTTTGAACTAAAAAATGTGGCAAGAACCGAGGATAATCCACATGGATTGTTAATAGAGGATTATATTGTTAGTGGTCTGTAA
- a CDS encoding type IV secretory system conjugative DNA transfer family protein, whose amino-acid sequence MKDKFSIDILITFALISCLLLLSVDVYTGFYNELNNLELTDRSINQGIKQVYLQLPFLSNSFFLRIIILGVFMLGTFGISLKKKPEEDSDLKKYVISVIISFSLFVLSGGFKVNLVANLIITFASWTGFIWSFLHIRKHFNFFSSKDEFNNKNLIFQQEKVYKENPYSVNLKTENGLINVVNPFRATMVLGTPGSGKSYSVIEEYIRQHIMKNFSMMVYDFKFPSLAKETYAFYEYYKNTYKVTPKFTVISLDDIPSSNFVNPISPNLIRKTADAIEASQTVLFNLNKEWITKKDFFAQSAISYFACCIYFLKLFENGKFCTLPHAIALASCPDEKVFKVFQRRPELRFFMTPFADALAKQAYEQLSGQTATARIPLSQLATRELFWVMGNNVYPELNASLDINNPEDPQIMILANSPTTQTTNSPALGLISTQLLKVVNVQNKLPSSIILDELPTMYFMGLDNLIATARSNKVSTTIGMQDLEQLKRDYGDKVAETIFNIVGNIFSGSVRSGTATKLQEIFGKKKQRLKNMTVDTSTTSYSINESMDFAIPVSTISQLSQGEFVGIVADNFGEEIKQKVFRGHIKVDKRTDQIKKDIPFVINEDNLEELLDGNFKRIVDEIDIIIANELAEISETEEKEKGEEEKKEKGDDGKEGEGKEEESKEGQG is encoded by the coding sequence ATGAAAGATAAATTTTCTATTGACATATTAATAACCTTTGCGTTAATCTCATGTTTACTACTATTGTCAGTAGATGTATATACTGGGTTTTATAATGAACTGAACAATTTAGAATTAACAGACAGAAGCATTAACCAAGGTATTAAACAAGTATACCTGCAACTACCTTTCTTATCAAATTCATTTTTCTTACGTATTATCATTTTAGGCGTTTTTATGCTCGGTACATTTGGGATAAGTTTAAAAAAGAAACCCGAAGAGGATTCTGATTTAAAAAAATATGTCATTTCGGTAATTATATCTTTTTCTCTGTTTGTATTAAGTGGTGGTTTTAAAGTCAATTTAGTAGCGAATCTAATTATCACTTTTGCTTCCTGGACAGGGTTCATCTGGAGTTTTTTACATATCAGGAAACATTTTAATTTTTTCTCTAGTAAAGATGAATTTAATAATAAGAATCTCATTTTTCAGCAAGAAAAAGTATATAAAGAAAATCCATATTCTGTAAACCTAAAGACAGAGAATGGATTGATTAATGTAGTAAACCCATTTAGGGCTACTATGGTTTTAGGAACTCCCGGATCTGGTAAGTCTTACTCAGTAATAGAGGAATATATTAGGCAGCATATCATGAAAAATTTCTCTATGATGGTGTATGATTTTAAATTTCCTTCTCTGGCAAAAGAAACCTATGCTTTTTATGAATATTACAAAAATACCTATAAGGTAACACCAAAATTTACGGTGATCTCCCTGGATGATATTCCAAGCTCTAATTTTGTGAATCCAATAAGTCCGAATCTCATACGTAAAACGGCAGATGCTATAGAGGCTTCTCAAACGGTGCTTTTTAACCTTAATAAAGAATGGATTACAAAAAAGGATTTCTTTGCACAATCTGCCATATCTTATTTTGCCTGTTGTATATACTTTTTAAAATTATTTGAGAATGGTAAATTTTGTACACTGCCACATGCAATAGCATTGGCCTCTTGTCCCGATGAAAAAGTGTTTAAAGTTTTTCAGAGACGACCCGAACTTCGATTTTTTATGACACCATTTGCCGATGCCTTAGCAAAACAAGCTTATGAGCAGTTATCGGGACAAACGGCTACCGCCAGAATTCCATTATCACAATTAGCTACAAGAGAGTTATTCTGGGTGATGGGTAATAACGTATATCCAGAGCTTAATGCTTCATTAGATATTAATAATCCCGAGGATCCACAGATTATGATATTAGCAAATTCTCCTACTACACAAACTACCAATTCTCCCGCATTAGGCTTGATCTCTACACAATTGTTAAAGGTGGTTAATGTGCAAAATAAATTACCATCTTCTATTATACTCGATGAGTTACCTACCATGTATTTTATGGGATTGGATAACTTGATCGCCACTGCCAGATCTAACAAAGTATCAACTACAATTGGAATGCAGGATTTGGAACAATTAAAGCGAGATTATGGTGATAAAGTAGCAGAAACCATTTTTAATATTGTAGGTAATATTTTTAGTGGTTCTGTAAGAAGCGGTACTGCTACCAAACTTCAGGAAATTTTTGGAAAGAAAAAACAGCGTCTTAAAAACATGACGGTAGATACCAGTACTACCTCGTATAGTATTAATGAAAGTATGGATTTTGCAATACCGGTATCAACTATATCCCAGCTTTCTCAAGGTGAGTTTGTAGGAATTGTTGCAGATAATTTTGGAGAAGAAATAAAGCAAAAAGTATTTAGGGGACATATCAAGGTAGACAAGAGAACTGATCAAATTAAAAAAGACATTCCTTTTGTTATCAATGAAGATAATTTAGAAGAATTACTAGATGGCAATTTTAAACGAATAGTGGATGAGATAGATATCATTATTGCGAACGAACTAGCTGAAATAAGCGAGACTGAAGAAAAAGAAAAAGGAGAAGAAGAGAAAAAAGAAAAAGGAGATGACGGCAAAGAAGGTGAAGGCAAGGAAGAAGAAAGCAAGGAAGGACAAGGATAA
- a CDS encoding M23 family metallopeptidase, with the protein MMKLSKKILLAILMICMTNLAYMQTNDNKRKNRLYAKMELQKKPVYFPLPSKSFKRISSGYGMRKHPILKKNKFHYGLDLAARKGTPIYASAHGKVVKAEFSSGYGNYVVIDHDYGYKTLYGHMMVSKVKINQKVKQGAIIGFVGSTGRSTGPHLHYEILKKNKKIDPFSYWMSFLKKMEVKRF; encoded by the coding sequence ATGATGAAACTTAGCAAAAAAATACTACTAGCCATTCTGATGATTTGTATGACAAATCTGGCTTATATGCAAACCAATGACAATAAGAGAAAAAATCGGTTGTATGCAAAAATGGAATTGCAAAAGAAGCCTGTTTATTTTCCATTACCATCTAAAAGTTTTAAAAGAATTTCTTCTGGATATGGGATGAGAAAACATCCAATCTTAAAGAAAAATAAATTTCATTATGGGCTAGATCTAGCTGCAAGAAAAGGAACACCCATATATGCTTCTGCTCACGGTAAGGTTGTTAAAGCAGAATTTTCATCTGGTTATGGAAACTATGTTGTCATTGACCATGACTATGGATATAAAACATTGTATGGCCATATGATGGTTTCTAAGGTAAAAATAAACCAGAAGGTAAAACAGGGTGCTATTATTGGGTTTGTAGGATCTACAGGAAGATCTACCGGACCTCATTTACATTATGAGATTTTAAAAAAAAATAAAAAGATAGATCCTTTTAGCTATTGGATGAGTTTTTTAAAAAAAATGGAAGTAAAACGTTTTTAG
- the traM gene encoding conjugative transposon protein TraM has translation MDTNKKIIVAVVGVILLGVLVFTMKGLVFSGSTSSIGEMAEGLEFDSPDLDVEKFDNSTKKELYDETNTYDEERYDSLADNLSFLQKMKDKFSKKYTNEEEMPDTNEEEMLGTDENLQMLMELQNNLNKANPQYDMGYAPPQVVVPEPEKKKIPKEGDYFFGASSTGNTDLRENLIPAEVIDQGVLRQGSTIALRTKQPIILTKSNIKIPKGAVIYGVVNIEDNRLNININKYKRDNKLFSIDMNVYDYDGLQGIHLNHGSIFSIPSNVSKDVYKAALQTYRQQSIIGDNNAGNNREPLGKIAILSAAKEISRELFDKRKVFVPRKYHIWLTINNQDNDK, from the coding sequence ATGGATACTAATAAAAAAATTATTGTCGCGGTTGTAGGTGTAATCCTTTTAGGAGTGTTGGTCTTTACTATGAAAGGATTGGTGTTTTCAGGCAGCACCTCTTCGATTGGAGAAATGGCAGAAGGCTTAGAATTCGACTCTCCTGATCTTGATGTAGAGAAGTTTGATAACTCTACAAAAAAAGAATTGTATGATGAAACAAATACATATGATGAAGAACGCTACGATTCGTTAGCAGATAATCTTTCTTTTTTACAAAAAATGAAAGATAAGTTTTCAAAAAAATATACAAATGAAGAAGAAATGCCAGATACAAATGAAGAAGAAATGCTAGGTACAGATGAAAATTTACAAATGCTAATGGAATTACAGAATAACTTAAATAAAGCTAACCCACAATACGACATGGGTTATGCTCCACCTCAAGTAGTAGTACCAGAACCTGAGAAAAAAAAGATTCCCAAAGAAGGAGATTATTTTTTTGGCGCATCTTCTACGGGTAATACTGATTTAAGAGAAAATCTTATTCCGGCAGAGGTCATCGATCAAGGCGTGCTTAGACAAGGATCAACGATCGCGTTAAGAACAAAACAACCTATAATACTAACAAAATCAAATATAAAAATTCCCAAAGGGGCGGTAATTTATGGGGTAGTGAATATAGAAGATAATAGGTTGAATATTAATATCAATAAATATAAACGAGACAATAAACTATTCTCGATTGATATGAATGTTTATGATTATGACGGGCTGCAAGGTATTCATCTTAATCACGGGTCTATTTTTTCAATCCCTTCAAATGTTTCTAAAGATGTGTACAAAGCAGCATTACAAACGTATCGACAACAGTCTATCATCGGAGATAATAATGCAGGTAATAACAGGGAACCCTTGGGAAAGATAGCGATACTATCGGCTGCAAAAGAAATCTCCAGGGAATTGTTTGATAAAAGAAAAGTATTTGTTCCCAGAAAATATCATATATGGCTAACCATAAATAACCAAGATAATGATAAATAA